From one Ochrobactrum vermis genomic stretch:
- a CDS encoding ABC transporter ATP-binding protein: MSDELLQVHDLHKSFGALKVTDGVNLTVKRGEIHALIGPNGAGKTTLIHQLSGNLKSDRGSVIFDGRDISGLAMPARVHLGLARSFQITSVLEGFSVLDNVALAVQARSGSSFRFFQAASKEADINEQAMAALARVRLDDRAHRRAGTLSHGEKRQLEIAIALATQAQMLLLDEPLAGTSHEESVVLVELMRSLRQTHTLVLIEHDMDAVFSLADQVSVLVYGRVIASGTPAAVRSDPDVRAAYLGEEEAA; this comes from the coding sequence ATGTCGGATGAACTTCTGCAGGTTCATGACCTGCACAAAAGCTTCGGCGCGCTCAAAGTCACGGACGGCGTCAATCTCACCGTCAAACGTGGCGAAATTCATGCGCTGATCGGCCCGAATGGCGCTGGAAAGACCACATTGATCCACCAACTTTCGGGCAATCTCAAAAGTGACCGTGGCTCGGTGATCTTTGATGGTCGTGACATTTCTGGTCTCGCCATGCCCGCTCGTGTTCACCTGGGCCTTGCGCGCTCGTTTCAGATCACCTCGGTTCTGGAGGGCTTCAGCGTGCTGGACAATGTTGCGCTGGCCGTTCAGGCACGGTCCGGCTCAAGCTTCCGTTTCTTTCAGGCGGCGAGCAAGGAAGCCGATATCAACGAGCAAGCCATGGCAGCGCTTGCCCGCGTGCGGCTGGACGACCGCGCCCATCGCCGGGCCGGGACGCTGTCGCACGGCGAAAAGCGCCAGCTTGAAATTGCCATCGCACTCGCCACGCAAGCGCAAATGTTGCTTCTCGACGAGCCACTGGCTGGCACCAGCCACGAGGAATCCGTGGTGCTGGTGGAGCTGATGCGCTCACTGCGCCAGACCCACACGCTGGTTCTGATCGAGCATGACATGGATGCCGTTTTCTCGCTGGCCGATCAGGTGAGCGTGCTTGTCTACGGGCGCGTCATCGCATCGGGAACACCCGCCGCCGTGCGCTCCGACCCGGACGTGCGCGCCGCCTATCTCGGTGAAGAGGAGGCCGCTTGA
- a CDS encoding branched-chain amino acid ABC transporter permease, whose product MFNLFLLQSLNGIQFGILLFLVAAGLTLIFGVMDLINLAHGVLYMVGAYLTATFTAMTGSFFYGILIALPVTLVIGIVLEVLVFRRLYERSHLDQVLATFGLILIVNELVKIIWGAAPLSVPMPESLSGSIQLFGNLRYPVYRLLIIAAGLLTAAGLYLLVNHTRIGMLLRAGATNGDMVSALGINIRRLFMVVFGLGAMLAGFAGGMVSPILSVDPGMGDSILILTFVVIVIGGVGSVRGAFVAAIIVGLVDTLGRTFGPMLLRNLLDPAAASQMGRTLVPMLTYILMAAVLYFRPTGLFPAQGGTR is encoded by the coding sequence ATGTTCAATCTTTTTCTGCTGCAATCCCTTAACGGGATTCAGTTCGGCATTTTGCTCTTTCTCGTCGCCGCCGGGCTGACGCTGATCTTCGGCGTCATGGACCTGATCAATCTGGCGCATGGCGTTCTTTATATGGTCGGCGCTTATCTGACCGCGACCTTCACTGCCATGACCGGCAGCTTCTTCTACGGCATCCTGATCGCCCTTCCCGTCACGCTGGTCATCGGCATCGTGCTGGAAGTGCTGGTCTTTCGACGATTATATGAACGAAGCCATCTCGATCAGGTTCTGGCGACATTCGGGCTGATCCTGATTGTGAATGAACTGGTGAAGATCATCTGGGGCGCGGCACCGCTCAGCGTGCCGATGCCGGAATCCCTCTCCGGCTCCATCCAGCTTTTTGGAAATCTGCGCTATCCCGTCTATCGCCTGCTGATCATCGCGGCTGGTCTTCTGACGGCGGCAGGCCTCTACCTTCTCGTCAATCACACGCGCATCGGCATGCTGCTGCGCGCCGGGGCAACCAATGGCGACATGGTTTCGGCTCTCGGCATCAATATCCGCCGCCTGTTCATGGTGGTATTCGGATTGGGCGCAATGCTTGCAGGCTTTGCCGGTGGCATGGTCTCGCCCATCCTCTCGGTCGACCCGGGCATGGGCGATTCCATCCTGATCCTGACATTCGTCGTCATCGTGATCGGCGGCGTCGGTTCCGTGCGCGGTGCTTTTGTTGCGGCGATCATTGTCGGCCTTGTCGACACACTTGGCCGCACATTCGGGCCGATGCTGCTGCGCAATCTGCTCGACCCCGCCGCCGCCTCGCAAATGGGCCGCACGCTGGTGCCGATGCTCACCTATATTCTGATGGCAGCGGTGCTCTATTTCCGCCCGACGGGTCTCTTCCCGGCACAGGGAGGAACGCGATGA
- a CDS encoding ABC transporter ATP-binding protein: MLKVEGLQNAYGQSRILFGIDFEVGAGEVVTILGRNGMGKTTTIKSIFGLLPPKGGKVFVNGHDVTGKPPHAIAREGLGLVPEGRQIFPTLSVEENLLATRRSDARSSKWTLESIYRMFPRLKERRRNMGNQLSGGEQQMLAVGRALMTNPKMVVLDEATEGLSPLMREEIWSCLRNIKDEGEAILVIDKNVDALARFADRHVVIEKGRVVWSGDNAALLNTPDIKERYLHV; the protein is encoded by the coding sequence ATGCTGAAAGTCGAAGGACTCCAGAACGCCTATGGCCAGTCCCGCATTCTCTTTGGCATCGATTTTGAAGTCGGTGCAGGAGAGGTCGTTACCATTCTCGGCAGAAACGGCATGGGCAAAACGACAACCATCAAGTCGATCTTCGGCCTGCTTCCGCCGAAGGGCGGCAAGGTTTTCGTCAATGGCCATGACGTGACCGGCAAGCCGCCTCATGCGATTGCCCGCGAGGGGCTGGGGCTGGTCCCGGAAGGACGGCAGATATTCCCGACGCTCAGTGTCGAGGAAAACCTTTTGGCCACCCGACGCTCGGATGCCCGCTCGTCCAAATGGACGCTGGAGAGCATCTATCGGATGTTCCCGCGCCTGAAAGAACGACGGCGCAATATGGGCAACCAGCTTTCCGGCGGCGAACAGCAGATGCTGGCGGTCGGTCGCGCCCTGATGACCAATCCGAAAATGGTCGTGCTGGATGAGGCGACGGAAGGCCTGTCGCCGCTAATGCGCGAAGAAATCTGGTCCTGCCTGCGCAACATCAAGGATGAGGGCGAAGCGATCCTCGTCATCGACAAGAATGTTGATGCGCTGGCACGCTTCGCAGACCGTCACGTGGTTATCGAGAAAGGCCGTGTGGTGTGGAGCGGCGACAACGCCGCCCTTTTGAACACCCCCGACATCAAGGAACGTTACTTGCACGTTTGA
- a CDS encoding DMT family transporter, with amino-acid sequence MPIYELAALGAATCWALTGLISAGPAGHLGALTFNQVRQIFVSCLLIVYVIATGTWQQIDSGNAFPLILSGFIGIFLGDTILFVTLNRLGPRRSGILFAMNAPIAAVLGWVVLGEKLTTSVVIGIVFTILGVCMAIFFSNRRAQLHPWETVKGSLVVGLLFGLLAALGQAVGSIIVRPVMATGIDPFLASLLRVGTAACCLSFVSMFPVAVFRPRNPLTWQVTAMTALSGFLALAVGMTLLLFALSGGETGVVSTISATTPVIILPLLWLRTGQRPAAGAWLGALFVVAGLAFIMY; translated from the coding sequence ATGCCTATTTATGAGCTGGCAGCGCTGGGGGCTGCTACCTGCTGGGCGCTCACGGGCCTCATTTCAGCGGGGCCTGCTGGTCATTTGGGGGCTCTGACCTTCAACCAGGTGCGCCAGATATTCGTAAGCTGCCTGCTGATTGTCTATGTGATCGCAACCGGAACCTGGCAGCAGATCGATTCCGGCAATGCTTTTCCGCTTATCCTGTCGGGCTTTATCGGCATCTTCCTGGGTGACACGATCCTCTTCGTGACCTTGAACCGGCTAGGACCACGCCGATCCGGAATTCTGTTTGCAATGAATGCGCCCATTGCTGCGGTTCTGGGTTGGGTCGTGCTCGGTGAAAAGCTCACTACTTCGGTTGTAATCGGCATTGTCTTCACCATTCTGGGTGTTTGCATGGCGATATTTTTCAGCAACCGCCGGGCCCAGCTCCATCCATGGGAAACGGTAAAGGGCTCTCTGGTTGTCGGCTTGTTGTTCGGCTTGCTTGCCGCACTCGGGCAAGCGGTCGGATCAATCATCGTGCGGCCGGTTATGGCAACCGGTATCGATCCGTTTCTGGCCTCGCTGCTGCGTGTGGGAACGGCAGCCTGTTGCCTCAGCTTCGTCTCCATGTTTCCGGTCGCAGTCTTTCGCCCACGCAATCCGCTGACATGGCAAGTAACCGCCATGACCGCCTTGTCCGGATTTCTGGCGCTGGCCGTCGGAATGACTTTGCTGCTCTTTGCCTTGTCAGGTGGGGAGACAGGCGTGGTCTCGACGATCTCCGCGACAACGCCAGTCATCATCCTTCCACTGTTGTGGTTGCGAACCGGGCAGCGTCCTGCAGCCGGAGCATGGTTGGGAGCTCTGTTCGTGGTCGCCGGACTGGCGTTCATCATGTATTGA
- a CDS encoding cupin domain-containing protein, protein MTDLPAGVTKSGSSVDGVVWHILGQTYVPKHVCESSMSWHATFPPGTFVPPHIHTTQEEFIYVLEGRFDLLLDGKEAVAEAGDLVCLPRNLSHGIFNKSEQPVKCIFWVSPTAKLWDLFVRIDNVGDPAEIVRVAPAHEVEFLPAPAE, encoded by the coding sequence GTGACTGATCTTCCAGCTGGCGTTACCAAATCCGGTTCCTCTGTGGACGGTGTTGTCTGGCACATTCTGGGCCAGACCTATGTGCCCAAGCATGTCTGCGAAAGCTCCATGTCATGGCACGCAACCTTCCCTCCCGGCACGTTCGTTCCGCCGCACATCCACACGACGCAGGAAGAGTTCATCTATGTACTCGAAGGCCGCTTCGACCTGCTTCTCGACGGCAAGGAAGCCGTTGCAGAGGCTGGCGATCTCGTCTGCCTGCCGCGCAACCTGTCGCACGGCATTTTCAACAAGTCCGAACAGCCGGTGAAGTGCATTTTCTGGGTTTCGCCGACCGCAAAGCTTTGGGACCTGTTCGTTCGCATCGATAATGTCGGTGATCCCGCTGAAATAGTTCGCGTTGCACCGGCACATGAGGTTGAATTTTTGCCCGCGCCAGCAGAATAA
- a CDS encoding AraC family transcriptional regulator: MLTTSYMHRLSPSIDSFQDTMSGLLRPCRISKKSSQTYRTEVSHGRMRPFGLTAIRIGGHARIEVEAHNDMTLLQVPLQGIFVSRDRRGDELLYQSGMNAQLVDAHSAIDLEFHPSTRMLIFSLNDTQIDILGGREFIEQFTHNKRVVSFDTPVGHAFYQLAHFVMNEIEKDKEAFFHGGLSERLEDSLMASLAAALDTQPRARPLMSAVPSYVQRAEKFMHDNLDKQLTLQELVDATGTSARTLHRTFRSVRGNTPLGVFKNMRLDKVHAELARGYAGPGDITRIAMAWAFNHMGLFSADYRQRFGYLPSETVRRAQ, from the coding sequence ATGCTGACTACGAGCTATATGCACCGGCTTTCGCCGTCCATCGATTCGTTCCAGGACACCATGTCCGGGCTGCTCCGGCCTTGCCGCATCTCGAAGAAGTCTAGCCAGACCTATCGCACGGAAGTTTCGCATGGCCGTATGCGTCCCTTCGGCCTGACGGCAATCCGCATTGGCGGTCATGCCCGCATCGAAGTCGAAGCGCATAACGATATGACCTTGTTGCAGGTTCCGTTGCAGGGCATCTTCGTTTCGCGCGACCGGCGCGGCGACGAGCTTTTGTATCAGTCGGGCATGAATGCGCAGCTGGTCGATGCGCATTCGGCCATCGACCTTGAGTTTCACCCATCCACGCGCATGCTGATCTTCAGCCTGAACGATACCCAGATCGATATTCTGGGGGGCAGGGAATTCATCGAGCAGTTTACCCATAACAAACGGGTCGTATCCTTCGATACGCCGGTGGGCCATGCCTTCTATCAGCTGGCGCATTTTGTCATGAACGAGATCGAGAAGGACAAGGAAGCGTTCTTCCATGGCGGTCTGTCGGAGCGGCTGGAAGACAGCCTGATGGCGTCACTTGCGGCGGCGCTCGATACGCAGCCGCGTGCACGACCGCTGATGAGCGCGGTGCCAAGCTATGTCCAGCGCGCCGAAAAATTCATGCACGATAATCTCGACAAGCAACTGACCTTACAGGAGCTTGTCGATGCAACGGGCACCAGCGCCCGCACCTTGCACCGCACCTTCCGCAGTGTCCGGGGCAACACACCGCTCGGCGTGTTCAAGAATATGCGACTGGACAAGGTGCATGCGGAGCTTGCCCGCGGATATGCCGGGCCCGGCGATATTACGCGCATCGCCATGGCCTGGGCTTTCAACCATATGGGCCTGTTCTCAGCCGATTACCGCCAGCGCTTCGGCTATCTTCCGTCCGAAACCGTGCGCCGCGCTCAATAA
- a CDS encoding ABC transporter substrate-binding protein: protein MKISTKAALTLLAATMLTGTAQAEDGKIKIGLIYTLSGPSALLGEQSRDGFLLAMDKLGNKLGGLDAEIIIQDDEQKPDIGVNKVQQMIQRDKVDFVVGPIFSNVLNAIVKPATDSGAFLISTNAGTSNLAGKDCNANLFVTSYQNDQMHEVSGKYAEKQNYQRVVLIAPNYQAGKDALAGFKHSYKNEVAQEIYVPLGQLDYSAELAQIAAEQPDAVYAFLPGGMGVNFVKQYRQAGLEGTPFLSAFTVDETTLPAQQDAAVGFFAGSNWAPDLDSAPAKEFAAAYEAKFKRIPATFAVQAYDAAMLIDAAVKQVNGNIADKDALRAAMKTAKFTSPRGEFSFGDNHFPIQNFYLTKVVKRDDGQFATSYVETVFNDYKDNYAAECKM from the coding sequence ATGAAAATTTCGACGAAAGCAGCTCTCACGCTGCTCGCCGCAACCATGTTGACCGGAACCGCGCAGGCCGAAGACGGCAAGATCAAGATCGGTTTGATCTATACGCTGAGCGGACCGTCGGCGCTTTTGGGCGAACAATCCCGCGACGGCTTTCTGCTTGCCATGGACAAGCTGGGCAACAAGCTCGGCGGCCTCGATGCTGAAATCATCATTCAAGACGATGAGCAGAAACCGGATATCGGCGTCAACAAGGTCCAGCAGATGATCCAGCGCGACAAGGTGGATTTCGTCGTCGGGCCGATTTTCTCCAATGTCCTGAACGCCATCGTCAAACCGGCGACCGATTCCGGTGCATTCCTGATCTCAACCAATGCGGGCACGTCCAATCTGGCTGGCAAGGATTGCAACGCCAATCTGTTCGTCACCTCCTATCAGAACGACCAGATGCATGAAGTTTCCGGCAAATATGCCGAAAAGCAGAACTACCAGCGTGTTGTCCTGATCGCCCCCAACTATCAGGCGGGCAAGGACGCGCTGGCCGGTTTCAAGCATTCCTACAAGAACGAAGTCGCGCAGGAAATCTATGTGCCGCTCGGCCAGCTCGACTATTCGGCAGAACTGGCGCAGATCGCTGCTGAACAGCCGGACGCGGTCTATGCTTTCCTGCCCGGCGGCATGGGCGTGAATTTCGTCAAGCAATATCGCCAGGCCGGTCTTGAAGGCACGCCGTTCCTCTCCGCTTTCACCGTGGACGAGACGACCCTGCCCGCGCAGCAGGATGCGGCAGTCGGGTTCTTCGCTGGTTCGAACTGGGCGCCGGATCTCGATTCCGCGCCGGCCAAGGAATTCGCCGCCGCATATGAAGCCAAGTTCAAGCGCATTCCGGCGACCTTCGCCGTACAGGCTTACGATGCTGCCATGCTGATCGATGCGGCGGTCAAGCAGGTCAATGGCAATATTGCCGATAAGGATGCCTTGCGAGCCGCCATGAAGACCGCCAAGTTCACCTCACCGCGCGGTGAATTCAGCTTTGGCGATAACCACTTCCCGATCCAGAATTTCTACCTGACCAAAGTCGTCAAACGTGATGACGGCCAGTTCGCCACGTCCTACGTTGAAACGGTCTTCAACGACTACAAGGACAATTACGCAGCTGAATGCAAGATGTAA
- a CDS encoding flavin-dependent oxidoreductase, producing MKAIIVGGGIGGLTMALMLHARGIDCQIFEAAPEVRELGVGINVLPHAIRELAEIGLLPALDATGIRTRELIYATRQGQEIWREPRGMDAGYDVPQFSIHRGYLQKLLFDAVIERLGPDAIVANQRCVGYVQNEGSATIHFAEGSKIASATADVIIGADGIHSVIRHQMFPNEAGLKWNGVMMWRGAVESDPFLDGRTMIVAGGFTYKLVLYPIAKGSTPGKILNNWVVTYRPGADGSPAPKREDWSRRGTHEELMPHVEKFGINVVDLAALVRATDTFFEYPMCDRDPARWWTDGRVALIGDAAHPMYPVGSNGASQAIIDARTLADHLAAAEHGRAALAAYQAIRLPATAEIVRLNRLGGPEGVIDEVERRAPSGVADLDGVISFAEREAIVRGYAAKAGFSTQQVNRAYA from the coding sequence ATGAAAGCGATTATCGTCGGAGGAGGCATTGGTGGCCTCACCATGGCACTGATGCTGCATGCACGGGGCATTGACTGCCAGATTTTCGAAGCAGCGCCGGAAGTCCGCGAATTGGGCGTTGGCATCAATGTTCTTCCACATGCCATCCGCGAACTGGCCGAAATCGGCCTCCTGCCCGCGCTCGACGCCACCGGCATCCGCACCCGCGAGCTGATTTACGCCACACGGCAGGGCCAGGAAATCTGGCGCGAACCCCGCGGCATGGATGCGGGCTATGATGTGCCGCAGTTTTCCATCCATCGCGGCTATTTGCAGAAACTGCTTTTTGACGCGGTGATCGAGCGGCTTGGACCAGACGCCATCGTCGCCAACCAGCGCTGCGTTGGCTATGTCCAGAATGAAGGCTCAGCGACGATTCACTTTGCCGAAGGATCGAAAATCGCCTCGGCGACCGCCGATGTCATTATCGGCGCGGATGGCATCCATTCCGTCATCCGGCATCAGATGTTCCCGAACGAAGCCGGGCTCAAATGGAATGGCGTCATGATGTGGCGCGGCGCGGTTGAAAGCGATCCTTTCCTCGACGGTCGCACCATGATCGTTGCTGGCGGCTTCACCTATAAGCTGGTGCTTTATCCGATAGCCAAGGGCTCCACGCCCGGAAAAATCCTCAACAACTGGGTTGTCACCTATCGTCCGGGCGCCGATGGATCGCCTGCGCCGAAGCGTGAGGACTGGAGCCGTCGCGGCACGCATGAAGAGCTGATGCCCCATGTCGAAAAATTCGGCATCAATGTCGTGGACCTTGCCGCGCTGGTGCGGGCAACCGATACATTCTTCGAATATCCGATGTGCGACCGCGATCCCGCCCGCTGGTGGACCGATGGCCGTGTGGCGCTGATCGGCGATGCCGCGCATCCGATGTATCCGGTCGGGTCGAATGGTGCCAGCCAGGCGATCATCGACGCGCGCACGCTTGCCGATCATCTTGCCGCCGCCGAACACGGTCGCGCAGCACTTGCCGCCTATCAGGCCATCCGCCTGCCTGCGACGGCGGAAATCGTCAGGCTTAACCGGCTGGGCGGCCCGGAAGGCGTCATCGATGAGGTCGAACGGCGCGCACCGTCCGGCGTCGCCGATCTGGACGGCGTCATCAGCTTTGCCGAGCGCGAGGCGATTGTTCGCGGCTATGCCGCAAAGGCCGGCTTTTCAACACAACAGGTTAACCGGGCTTATGCCTGA
- a CDS encoding branched-chain amino acid ABC transporter permease, which yields MSEITHNSTRDTTMPEKAKGRTSPLLDAGPWLVFAAFAIVPLLASVLGDSFLLVIVTRIMVFALAALSLNFIMGYGALVSFGHAAYIGIGAYAVGILSSYGINDLILQMAAATAAAALFALVTGYISLRTSGVYFIMITLAFGQMVFFFMVSLSAFGGDDGMTLSTRSTLFGNTLLSSNLVLFYFVLALLVGAFLTFRMLVHSRFGRVLRGTRDNPVRMRAIGFSPFSFQLTAYVIAGVAAAIAGVLLANQIQFVSPAFMSWQRSGELIVMVVLGGMGTLIGPVLGATAFIVLEEVLAHFSEHWKLGLGLFLVLVVLFSRDGIGGLIRKLRGGSDVG from the coding sequence ATGAGCGAGATTACCCATAACAGCACGCGTGATACCACCATGCCGGAAAAGGCAAAGGGTCGAACCTCGCCTTTGCTGGATGCAGGCCCGTGGCTGGTCTTCGCCGCCTTTGCAATCGTTCCACTTCTTGCCTCCGTTCTGGGCGACAGCTTCCTTCTGGTGATCGTGACCCGCATCATGGTCTTCGCGCTGGCAGCACTTTCGCTCAACTTCATCATGGGTTACGGCGCGCTCGTGTCCTTTGGTCATGCCGCCTATATCGGGATCGGCGCTTATGCCGTCGGCATTCTGTCCAGCTACGGCATCAACGATCTGATCCTTCAGATGGCCGCAGCCACCGCTGCCGCAGCGCTCTTCGCGCTTGTCACCGGCTATATTTCGCTTCGAACCAGCGGCGTCTATTTCATCATGATCACGCTGGCCTTCGGACAAATGGTCTTCTTCTTCATGGTATCCCTTTCAGCCTTTGGCGGCGACGACGGGATGACGCTGTCCACTCGCTCGACGCTGTTCGGCAATACGCTGCTTTCGAGCAACCTGGTGCTGTTCTATTTCGTGCTGGCGCTGCTTGTCGGCGCGTTTCTCACCTTCCGCATGCTGGTGCATTCAAGGTTCGGTCGCGTGCTGCGTGGCACGCGGGACAATCCGGTGCGCATGCGCGCCATCGGCTTCTCGCCCTTCTCGTTTCAGCTCACCGCCTATGTGATTGCCGGTGTGGCGGCGGCGATTGCCGGTGTGCTGCTCGCCAACCAGATCCAGTTCGTTTCGCCTGCTTTCATGAGCTGGCAGCGCTCCGGCGAACTGATCGTCATGGTGGTGCTGGGCGGAATGGGCACGCTGATCGGCCCGGTCCTCGGCGCAACCGCCTTCATCGTGCTGGAAGAAGTGCTGGCGCATTTCTCCGAGCACTGGAAACTCGGTCTCGGCCTTTTCCTCGTCCTCGTCGTGCTTTTCAGTCGCGACGGCATTGGCGGACTGATCCGCAAGCTGCGTGGAGGTTCCGATGTCGGATGA
- a CDS encoding benzoate-CoA ligase family protein: MHPSAHVDTFVLDNLPAAELLPDIINLEELGYPEQLNATTELVDAHLANGKGDRIALQAPGVRWTYRDLAAVINKIANLLTDKLGMKPGNRVMIRSGNNPTKIALYMAIIKAGGVVVATMPLLRARELVQIIDKAEISIAFCDRALIGEMQNAMAQTGFVKTLVTWEGNAGGELGALLSEASSEFEAVATRGDDPCLLGFTSGTTGLPKATIHFHRDLLIVCDCYAHHILDATEDDIFIGSPPLAFTFGLGGLVLFPFRIGASTVLPAKTAPHDLALAIGEYKPTVCFTAPTAYRAMLSKIDQYDLSSLRKCVSAGEALPLPTFEAWKRATGLSLADGIGATEMLHIFISAPEDDIRPGATGKPIPGYEARVIDDNGQECAPGTPGCLAVRGPLGCKYLADPRQTKYVENGWNITGDTYVMDEDGYFWYQARNDDMIVSAGYNIAGPEVEASLLAHPAVAECGVVAAPDDERGCIVKAYVVLNEGYAGDTSLQETLQSHVKSELAPYKYPRVICWVSSLPKTESGKLQRSALRAQAASEARA; encoded by the coding sequence ATGCACCCCAGCGCTCATGTGGACACATTCGTTCTGGATAATCTCCCGGCTGCGGAACTTTTACCAGATATCATCAACCTCGAGGAACTCGGCTACCCGGAACAGCTGAACGCGACCACCGAACTGGTGGACGCCCATCTTGCAAATGGCAAAGGCGACCGTATCGCCTTGCAGGCGCCGGGCGTGCGCTGGACCTATCGCGATCTTGCCGCGGTGATCAACAAGATCGCCAATTTGCTCACCGACAAGCTCGGCATGAAACCCGGCAATCGCGTGATGATCCGCTCGGGTAACAACCCGACCAAGATTGCGCTCTATATGGCGATCATCAAAGCAGGCGGCGTTGTGGTCGCGACCATGCCGCTCTTGCGCGCCCGGGAGCTGGTCCAGATCATCGACAAGGCCGAAATCAGCATCGCTTTTTGCGATCGCGCGCTGATCGGTGAAATGCAAAATGCGATGGCGCAGACAGGTTTCGTCAAGACACTGGTGACATGGGAAGGCAATGCAGGCGGAGAGCTTGGCGCATTGCTGTCCGAAGCCTCCAGCGAATTCGAGGCGGTCGCGACGCGCGGGGATGATCCGTGCCTGCTCGGCTTCACATCCGGCACCACCGGCCTGCCGAAGGCGACAATCCATTTTCACCGCGATCTGCTGATTGTCTGCGACTGCTATGCGCATCACATTCTGGACGCGACGGAAGACGACATTTTCATTGGCTCGCCCCCGCTGGCTTTCACATTCGGTCTTGGCGGGCTGGTTCTCTTTCCCTTCAGGATCGGCGCTTCAACAGTGCTTCCTGCAAAGACCGCGCCGCATGATCTTGCACTCGCTATCGGTGAGTATAAGCCGACTGTCTGTTTCACCGCGCCGACTGCTTACCGCGCCATGCTTTCGAAGATCGATCAATATGATCTGTCTTCGCTGCGCAAATGTGTTTCTGCTGGTGAGGCACTGCCGCTCCCCACTTTCGAAGCGTGGAAGCGCGCGACCGGGCTTTCGCTGGCAGACGGCATCGGTGCAACGGAAATGCTGCATATCTTCATCTCCGCGCCGGAAGACGATATTCGCCCCGGCGCAACCGGCAAGCCTATCCCCGGTTATGAAGCCCGCGTTATCGATGACAACGGGCAGGAATGCGCGCCCGGCACGCCTGGATGCCTCGCCGTTCGCGGACCGCTCGGCTGCAAGTATCTGGCCGACCCGCGCCAGACCAAATATGTCGAAAACGGCTGGAACATCACCGGTGACACCTATGTCATGGATGAGGACGGCTATTTCTGGTATCAGGCGCGCAATGACGACATGATCGTTTCCGCCGGATACAATATTGCCGGGCCGGAGGTCGAAGCCAGCCTGCTCGCGCATCCAGCCGTGGCGGAATGCGGCGTGGTGGCAGCACCCGATGACGAACGGGGCTGCATCGTGAAAGCCTATGTGGTGCTGAACGAGGGTTATGCTGGCGATACGAGCTTGCAGGAAACGCTGCAGAGCCACGTCAAAAGCGAACTCGCGCCTTATAAATATCCCCGCGTGATATGCTGGGTTTCCAGCCTGCCCAAAACGGAATCCGGAAAATTGCAGCGATCTGCCCTGCGCGCGCAGGCGGCAAGCGAAGCCCGCGCCTGA
- a CDS encoding alpha/beta hydrolase, producing MLHDFDTAYDNMKAISDSASYPPRWTELASGFREKMRDQGRLIPDIAYADGARNHYDLFLPEGSAKGTLVYVHGGYWKGLDKSFWSHLAQGALGRGYRVAMPSYTLCPETRISGITLEIGRFIDRLAQEVDGDIALTGHSAGGHLVSRMACENAPIAAATAERIKRVLSISGLHDLRPLLKTAMNDIFSMDAAEAVAESVALHRPRPDIAVHCCVGGDELMEFRRQNALLANIWYGSGIETCAWEIDGMHHCSVIDTLCDPESRAVKFLCP from the coding sequence GTGCTTCACGACTTCGATACCGCCTATGACAATATGAAGGCCATCAGCGATTCCGCCAGCTATCCGCCGCGCTGGACGGAACTGGCATCGGGCTTTCGCGAAAAAATGCGTGATCAGGGCCGTTTGATACCCGACATTGCCTATGCCGACGGCGCGCGCAACCATTACGACCTCTTCCTGCCGGAAGGCTCGGCCAAGGGAACACTTGTTTATGTTCATGGCGGCTATTGGAAGGGACTGGACAAAAGCTTCTGGTCGCATCTGGCGCAAGGCGCGCTTGGGCGCGGATATCGCGTGGCCATGCCGAGCTATACGCTGTGCCCCGAAACGCGCATTTCCGGCATCACGCTGGAAATAGGTCGCTTCATCGACCGACTGGCGCAGGAAGTGGACGGCGACATCGCCTTGACCGGCCACTCCGCCGGGGGGCATCTGGTCAGCCGCATGGCTTGCGAAAACGCACCCATTGCGGCGGCAACAGCAGAACGGATCAAGCGCGTTCTTTCCATCAGCGGACTGCATGATCTGCGCCCGCTGCTCAAAACCGCGATGAACGATATTTTTTCGATGGATGCGGCGGAAGCCGTGGCGGAGAGTGTCGCACTGCACCGCCCTCGCCCGGATATCGCCGTGCATTGCTGTGTCGGTGGCGACGAGCTGATGGAATTCAGGCGGCAAAATGCGCTGCTGGCAAACATCTGGTACGGATCGGGAATCGAGACCTGCGCCTGGGAAATCGACGGCATGCATCATTGCAGTGTCATCGATACGCTTTGCGATCCCGAAAGCCGCGCCGTCAAATTTCTCTGCCCGTAA